Proteins encoded within one genomic window of Gloeobacter kilaueensis JS1:
- a CDS encoding AbrB/MazE/SpoVT family DNA-binding domain-containing protein: MLAKLTAKNQLTLPKAITQAVGPAEYFEVEVKDGQIILTPVRIQRADALRAKLAELAIEEQDIADAVAWARQTPPTSHK; the protein is encoded by the coding sequence ATGCTTGCCAAACTCACGGCTAAGAACCAGTTGACCCTGCCCAAGGCGATAACCCAGGCTGTCGGTCCAGCCGAATACTTCGAGGTAGAAGTCAAAGACGGCCAGATCATCCTCACGCCTGTCCGCATCCAGCGGGCGGATGCCCTGCGGGCCAAGCTCGCCGAACTGGCGATCGAAGAGCAGGACATTGCTGATGCTGTAGCCTGGGCACGCCAGACACCACCCACGTCGCACAAATGA
- a CDS encoding response regulator transcription factor produces the protein MVLISDHPLTRYAFKRLIKDHTSLRVAAQLTSSELEPLSEPPLARLIVLEVSAAGEREQNLVRRLREWLPGGRILVLLRSIDAQSVKALVAAGAASVWTTSSTLSVLLQAIHQTIEGRRWIDPACLEASESPRSSKSTLSAAQVARTGSASLLSYRELQILTLIRQGYSNQQIAASLFLSVHTVKHHMTRIMFKLSATNRTQAVLKAIQSGIELVGS, from the coding sequence GTGGTCCTTATCAGCGATCACCCCCTGACCCGCTACGCTTTCAAAAGACTGATCAAAGATCACACCTCCCTGCGGGTGGCAGCTCAGCTCACCAGCAGCGAACTTGAGCCTTTGTCGGAGCCACCGCTCGCCCGGCTGATCGTCCTGGAGGTGAGTGCCGCCGGTGAACGCGAGCAGAATCTGGTGCGGCGGTTGCGCGAGTGGCTGCCCGGTGGCCGAATTCTGGTTTTGCTGCGCTCGATCGACGCCCAGTCTGTAAAAGCGCTGGTTGCGGCGGGTGCTGCCTCGGTCTGGACGACCAGCTCGACCCTGTCGGTCCTGTTGCAGGCTATCCACCAGACGATCGAGGGCAGGCGCTGGATCGATCCGGCCTGTTTAGAAGCCTCCGAATCGCCCCGCTCATCTAAGAGCACCCTCTCGGCAGCCCAGGTGGCGAGAACCGGTTCTGCCTCTCTCCTCTCCTACCGCGAACTGCAGATCCTGACCCTCATCCGCCAGGGCTACTCCAACCAGCAAATTGCCGCCTCGCTGTTTTTGAGCGTCCACACCGTCAAGCACCACATGACGCGGATCATGTTCAAATTGAGCGCCACCAACCGCACCCAGGCCGTACTCAAGGCGATTCAGTCCGGCATCGAACTGGTCGGAAGCTAG
- a CDS encoding sigma-70 family RNA polymerase sigma factor yields the protein MSTADVTEMLGEWQAGNRAALDQLTPLIYEELRSLARYYMHSERGDHTLQATALVNEAYLRLIDLSRMSWRSRAHFFAVAAQLIRHILVDHARSRQALKRGGNLQKLSLDQSLEVSAAEQDVDLVALDDALEALAQLNPQQSRVVELRYFAGLSIEETAEVLGVSVSTIKRQWALARSWLHTRLSD from the coding sequence GTGTCCACAGCAGATGTGACCGAGATGTTGGGGGAGTGGCAGGCAGGCAACCGCGCCGCTCTCGATCAACTCACGCCATTGATCTACGAGGAGTTGCGCTCGCTCGCCCGCTATTACATGCACTCCGAGCGCGGGGACCATACCCTGCAGGCAACAGCCCTGGTCAACGAAGCGTACCTGCGCCTCATCGATCTCAGTCGAATGTCCTGGCGCAGCCGTGCCCACTTCTTTGCTGTCGCCGCCCAGCTCATCCGCCACATCCTGGTCGATCACGCCCGCTCCCGTCAGGCGCTCAAGCGCGGCGGCAACCTGCAAAAACTCTCCCTCGATCAGTCCCTGGAAGTGAGCGCCGCTGAGCAGGATGTGGACCTCGTCGCCCTCGATGACGCCCTCGAAGCACTGGCCCAACTCAACCCACAGCAAAGCCGGGTCGTCGAGTTGCGTTACTTTGCGGGCCTCAGCATCGAGGAAACGGCTGAAGTCCTGGGTGTATCGGTAAGTACGATCAAGCGGCAGTGGGCGCTTGCCCGTAGCTGGTTGCACACCCGGCTGAGCGACTAG
- a CDS encoding peptide ABC transporter substrate-binding protein, translating to MSARWTRRHLLHTGLSGLTLAGCGRVSSAYFGNTLPPERDILRVGNAAEPRSLDPHKVEGALGELNLCMALFDGLSEYHPRTLVPQPALALGWYPENQARRWIFKLRPGVRWNDGTACSAQDFVYSWRRALDPATGCPYANLLYYLKNGRAINEGKLPTAALGVSAPDPLTLRVEMEGPVAFFPLITSFFIFRPVPEQAIVAHGDEWTRPGKLVTNGAFTLAHHRPYDEIRLLRSPTYWDRSNVRLAEAVLLPIVEGAQNVNLYLTGELDVTVGGVLPRPLLPELRRYRDFRADGRFITYYLSFNCSRSPFDRSAVRTLLGSAIERDELARRYLKGDAVAATSFIPPGIPGYTSPGSAPASPPRRSFLERFTIHCANREPDRTVAAVLQSRWKQQLGAAPQVSTEELQTFLARIRRHDYDVAVTRWGGDYLDPTTFLDLYDGLAPKNYPGWDDSLYRQLLAVARREGDPQQRYHLLARAEARLLAEAPIWPLFHTGLEYLQKPWLTGWEPNLQDLHPLKYVAIDRSWHSPFNASSG from the coding sequence ATGTCTGCTCGGTGGACCCGCCGTCACCTGCTGCACACCGGTCTATCGGGCCTGACCCTGGCGGGCTGTGGCCGGGTCAGCTCCGCCTACTTCGGTAACACCCTGCCGCCTGAGCGCGACATCCTGCGCGTCGGCAACGCCGCCGAACCGCGCTCCCTCGACCCGCACAAAGTCGAGGGAGCCCTGGGCGAATTGAATCTGTGCATGGCCCTCTTCGATGGCCTGAGCGAATATCATCCCCGTACCCTCGTTCCCCAGCCTGCCCTGGCCCTGGGCTGGTACCCCGAAAATCAGGCCCGCCGCTGGATCTTCAAACTGCGGCCCGGCGTGCGCTGGAACGACGGTACAGCCTGTAGCGCCCAGGATTTTGTCTACAGCTGGCGGCGCGCCCTCGATCCGGCCACCGGCTGCCCCTACGCGAATTTGCTTTATTATCTCAAAAATGGCCGGGCGATCAACGAGGGCAAACTGCCCACCGCTGCCCTCGGCGTCTCCGCTCCGGATCCGCTCACCCTGCGCGTCGAGATGGAAGGACCGGTCGCTTTCTTTCCACTTATCACCTCGTTTTTTATCTTCCGACCGGTGCCGGAGCAGGCAATCGTGGCCCACGGCGATGAGTGGACCCGACCGGGCAAGCTCGTCACCAACGGAGCCTTTACCCTTGCTCACCACCGCCCCTACGACGAGATCCGGCTCCTGCGCTCTCCAACTTACTGGGACCGCTCGAATGTCCGCCTTGCCGAGGCGGTCCTCCTGCCAATCGTCGAGGGTGCCCAAAACGTCAATCTGTATCTGACGGGCGAGCTGGACGTAACCGTGGGCGGGGTGCTGCCCCGGCCTCTGCTGCCGGAGTTGCGCCGCTACCGCGACTTTCGCGCCGACGGACGCTTTATCACCTATTACCTGAGCTTTAACTGCAGCCGCTCTCCCTTCGACCGCTCAGCCGTGCGAACCCTCTTAGGAAGCGCCATTGAACGGGACGAATTGGCCCGCCGCTACCTTAAAGGCGATGCCGTCGCCGCCACGAGCTTCATCCCGCCTGGCATTCCGGGCTACACCAGTCCCGGCTCTGCCCCTGCTTCTCCTCCGCGAAGATCTTTTCTGGAGCGCTTCACCATCCACTGCGCCAACCGCGAACCGGACCGGACAGTGGCTGCCGTTCTGCAGAGCCGCTGGAAGCAGCAGCTCGGGGCGGCTCCCCAGGTCAGTACCGAGGAACTGCAGACGTTTCTTGCCCGCATTCGCCGCCATGACTACGACGTGGCCGTCACCCGCTGGGGGGGCGACTACCTCGACCCGACCACCTTTTTAGACCTCTACGACGGTCTCGCCCCCAAGAACTACCCCGGCTGGGACGATTCGCTCTACCGGCAGCTTCTGGCGGTCGCGCGCCGCGAAGGCGATCCCCAGCAGCGCTACCACCTGCTTGCCCGCGCCGAAGCGCGGCTACTGGCCGAAGCTCCAATCTGGCCCCTGTTTCACACCGGCCTCGAATATCTGCAAAAGCCCTGGCTCACAGGCTGGGAACCCAACCTCCAGGATCTGCACCCCCTCAAGTACGTGGCGATCGATCGCAGCTGGCACTCTCCGTTCAACGCCAGTTCGGGATAA
- a CDS encoding putative toxin-antitoxin system toxin component, PIN family codes for MVLETNVVLSALIFVQGRRAPFRYQWQEERFRPLLSPFTAAELIRALGYPKFKLSIADQHELLADHLPYCVTVKIPDQPPVTPPCRDPLDIPFLELAIAGEADFFVTGDKDLLSLADTFAVPIVTPEHFLALLTGN; via the coding sequence GTGGTGCTGGAGACAAACGTTGTTCTCTCCGCCCTGATATTCGTCCAGGGCCGGCGTGCTCCGTTCCGCTATCAGTGGCAAGAGGAGCGCTTTCGACCGCTCCTCTCTCCCTTCACCGCAGCAGAGCTGATCCGTGCCCTCGGGTATCCTAAGTTCAAGCTTTCGATCGCGGATCAGCACGAGTTGCTGGCCGACCATCTGCCATACTGTGTCACCGTGAAGATACCTGACCAGCCGCCTGTGACTCCGCCCTGTCGCGATCCTCTCGATATTCCTTTTCTTGAACTGGCGATCGCAGGTGAAGCCGATTTCTTCGTCACCGGCGACAAGGATCTGCTGAGCCTCGCTGACACTTTTGCAGTGCCAATCGTCACACCTGAACACTTCCTCGCGCTGTTGACCGGCAATTAA